A section of the Anabaena cylindrica PCC 7122 genome encodes:
- a CDS encoding PsbP-related protein, whose translation MHHKSEENMAELPPMATYSHEEIGISISVPENWSGEIISELQFRIFGEPETGFEEYFDEYRSTMSYTLAEPDNTNSGWFETLIKESVEEMAQDYNEFQLIKEEQFQIANHPAYVRYYEWTEENTGLRLSQVQSLIKLDDSAFYLINAATLKPLAEKYLPIFNAILQSTQITR comes from the coding sequence TCATCACAAAAGCGAGGAAAATATGGCAGAATTACCCCCAATGGCAACTTATTCCCATGAGGAAATCGGAATATCTATTTCCGTACCTGAAAACTGGAGTGGAGAAATTATTAGTGAATTGCAATTTAGAATCTTTGGAGAACCAGAAACTGGTTTTGAAGAGTATTTCGATGAGTATCGTTCTACAATGAGTTACACATTAGCAGAACCTGATAATACTAATTCTGGTTGGTTTGAAACATTGATTAAAGAATCAGTGGAAGAGATGGCACAGGATTATAATGAATTTCAACTAATCAAGGAAGAACAGTTTCAAATAGCAAATCACCCTGCCTATGTAAGATACTATGAGTGGACGGAAGAAAATACGGGGTTGCGGCTATCCCAAGTACAATCTTTAATCAAATTAGATGATTCTGCTTTTTACTTAATCAATGCGGCAACTTTAAAACCATTAGCAGAGAAATATTTACCAATATTTAATGCTATTCTGCAATCAACACAAATTACTAGGTAA